aggagcagcagagagaggaAATCCACCAAGTTCTGCTGCTCAGGCTCAGGGCCACTCCTCGGGCTGGTTTTTTACAGCCCATTGTAGCCCAAACAATGAAGGAGTTAATAAATAACCCACATTTCAAGGGatgaggagctgctcctctgagcTCAGAGATGCAGCTGCACATCCCTGTTCCCCATTGGGATTTCCCTCCttaaggtggtttttggggttttttttgggagggcAGTGCCTGGAAATCAGGGAGTGCTGCAGGGGGGTCAAAAGACCTCTGCTCCTTTTGGGCAGTGCCATGAGAGGGAAATGAATgatggaaaaaaagagcaaaaattgGGGGAGGTCGCTGAGAAAAGGAGGTCTCTGCCCCAGAATTCCtaaatttcctcattttccagAGCCCCAGAGAAGAGGCAGCCCAGGGACCCTCTGACACACTTCCCACCCAGCAATTCCACTCATTAGGGTGTTTGCTTGTGCCTGGCGCTAATTGGCACTAATTAATTACCCTGTGCCAAGTGGAAACAGAGCATGGAAGTCTGAAAAACGAGGAGAACAATTGGGGCTGGGCGTTCAGGGGCATTTTGTGGCTTTTCTCCTGGAATTGTTTGTCCACTGGTGTGGAAAACTCAATTTTTGCTCCTAAACGTACCTGGAAATTCAGTGAATGTGGCAAAGGACTGAAAAACTCTGTCCCTGTAAATGTACCTGGAAATTCAATGAATGTGGCAAAGAATGGAACAAATCTGTCCCTGTAAATATGCTTAGAAATTCAGTGAGTGTGGCAAAGGATTGAACAAATCTGTCCCTGGAAATTCAGTGAGTGTGGAAAAGAATTTAATGTCATGTTGTCCCCAGAATTCCTCCTGTGATGCCCACAGGAAGATGGTTCAGTGAGAAATCCTCTCTAATCCAGAAGGTTGGGGCTGTTCTGCTGACTTGTTTGAGGTGAGATGGCACAGCAAATAAAACTTCAGGGATTACAGGAAGTCACTGGAAGGATGGGGGAATTTTTTTACAGGGCTTTATGCAGCTGTAATCTCTGTGTTCATGATTAATCAATGTTttaagagcctggcactgccaggaacAGCTTTCTGCCATGGTGAGCTGAGGGTTTCATAGATGTGGGTGAGGAGTTTGACCTCAGAGCTCATCTGGGACATCCTTAGAGCCCTTCTCTGCCTCTGTAGGCAAAGTTCTGCCTAGTTGTTTTTGTGAAATTTAagtttttaacttttattttttgtgaatttaatttttagcactttaaaaaatttttctttttcctctgatcTTCTAGAGAAAACAGACAGGGTGTAAAAGGAAATGTTCATTTTTGCTGCTGAATAGAGtaaaaatgaatgcaaatgCCATTGGTGAGGCTCACGGATGGGACATGGAGCAGGAGCCACGTGGGGCTGATCTGGGAATGGGAGGTGCCACAGGgatatttaaatgcaatttcatatttatttaagGCTGTAATCTTAGGAGATAGATGGATCAACAAAGAGATTGGAGTTGAGCAGTAATTTCCAGCACTAATTAGGATTTTATTGTGTGTTGTGCACTGATAAAGCGTGTCCCTAACTCTGCTAATTACCCTGCCTGCTAAACAGATGCCAGTTTTAATGGCTGGGTACTAAAAAAGTCATTTCTCCGAAATTCTGCGAGAACATTCCATgaatgcagcactgcagggtcAAAATTTCACCTGTGAAATTGTGCTGGGGAATTCTGGATTTACAGCCCAACCCTCCACAACGCATcaggaaacagggaaagaaatggaaattagGATGAAACAAGTGGAATTTACACTGAGGGCACGGGAGGGagaattatctttattttttgagGCAAACCATGGATTTTGTACCATTTGAACAAACAAGAATTGAGTGAAAGCTCAACCTGAAAGCCAAACCGGCCTTAGCAGCTGTTTAATCACAACTGCCAACTTTTAGGGGTAATATTTTGGACAATTCTAAtggaattttaaacaaaatttccCTCTTAGACATGATGTCTGAGTGCCTGAGAAATATAAATAGGCAGGCacaatttctttctgaattcCTGAGAAATATAAATGGgcatggaaattttttttctgaattcctAAGACATATAAATGGGCAGGCACgtttttttctgaattcctAAGAAATATAAATGAGCAGGCATGATTTTTTCTTGTGGTGCTCAGCTCCTGTGTTAAATTTCAGAATCATTTCAAACTCCCCCCCACCAACATCACAACGAAGCCAGGAAATAATGGCAGGTGCAAGAACCAATTttaattccttattttatttagatcggcttaaggaaaaaaaaaaatgcttcccACAAGTTGGAAAATGTCTAAATAAACGTTTTGCccatataaaaatacaaacaacaATAAAATCAAGACATCTATTGGCCCACACAATAATCTTGCCCTACAGCAAAATCAGctgttgattaaaaaaaataataaaaaagaaggaagaacacAAAATGCCCACCTTgcctttccatgaaaaaaaaaaaaaacaacaaaaaaccagagggaaaacaaagagaaacttTGTCATCTGCTGAATTAAGAACAATATTTCGGGGATTTTGGACCAAATAACGATGTGGGGATGAAGATGCAGACTCAGAGCCCGCCTGGAGCttctcagcagctcctctgccccaagaggaggaggaggaggaggaggaggaggaggaggaggaggaggaagaattcTCCTCTCTTGGTGCTTCACAGAACCGCAGGCGATGAGGAAATCAGGGAGCTCCAGGGGCTCTGCTCACCCGGTTTTGTGTCTGGGAAGCCAGGGCAGAGGGGTCTCTGCTGGgaatatttccttttgctgaggaatatttccttttgctgaggaatatttccttttgctggggaatatttccttttgctgaggtatatttccttttgctggggaatatttccttctgctggggaatatttccttctgctggggaatatttccttttgctgAGGAATATTTCCTTTTGCTCAGGAATACTTCCTTCTGCTGGGGAATATTTCCTTTAGCTGAGGAATATTTCCTTCTGCTGGggaatatttcattttgctggggaatatttccttttgctgAGGAATATTTCCTTCTGCTGGGGAATAGCTCTTTTTGCTGAGGAATATTTCCTTCTGATAGagaatatttccttttgctgGGGAATATTTCCTTCTGATGAGGAATATTTCCTTCTGCTGGGGAATATTTCCTTTTGCTCAGGAGTATTTCCTTCTGATGAGgaatatttccttttgctgAGGATGTGGGCgagggcagcaggggaggaTCAGCTCGGTGGCCACACAAACCATTATAATTTACTGTGGGAGTGCATTTATCAGCCCAAGGCACCCCATTCCCTGAGTAAATCAGCTGAGCCCCAGGTTCCTCAGCAGGAGAAGGGGCTGGGTGCCCTCTAGGAGAGCAGGCTGGccgtgagcagcagcagcagggcagccagcagccaggagctgccctgagccctgctcaccgagctgggagtgctgctggGGGTGGAGGTGGTTTTGGGTGTTGAGGTGATGTTGGGGGCTGAGCTGGTGTTGGgggatgaggagctgctgggggctgaGGTGCTGCTGAGGGGCACCGGGGTGGTTTCTgcccctgaaatggaaaaataaataaaaaaaaagcaattacaAATCCAAAGGACCAGCTGAGAGCATCTCCAGGAGGCTGCAATTCTGATTTCACAGGAATGAGGGGTCAAAGCTTCTGTGGAGGAGGGGATGGCTGAGTGCATCAGAGCAGCATCACCACCCTCcgggctggaggagcagaaaCACTCCTGACAGCAAAGCCACAGCTCCCAATGCATTCCCCTGCCAGTCCCTGCAGAAATAAATAAGCCTGGCCTCTGCTTTGGAGCTGTTCCACATCCCTTAAAGCAAAAGGGGAGCTTGGAAAGGTTTGAAGTTCTAAGCTGGAAAGCCTCTGTCTTTGCCTGGCTGCTGGAGATGTGGGATGTCCTTCAGCTCCAGGCTCCCTGAATCCCTCTTTGCCCTCTCCCCAAAGCCCAGAGCACGAGTGAAGCTCTGCTCGGCGTGTCCTTCCCCAGGTACTGGAAATGAAGATTATTTACCTCTGCTCAGCATCCCAGTCTTGAGCTCGGTGATGTTATCAGGGAGGATGAGATAGACCCTgtgggaggagggaagagagagaaaaacaagttcAAAGGAGAGAAGCTGAgtgtcccagtggggatggAAAGGGGACATTGAAAGCAGATGAAGAGACAGGAATTTTGGAGCCATCCTGAGCTcccttgtgctgccctccagcCACACTgagctttttttggggggtgttttcAGCATCTGAAATTGTTTCCCCACCAcattttggctgctgctgggctgggctggggatgggtgGCAATTCACTGGGAACCATCTGCTGCCTGTAATTGGAAGCagtcctggcaggagctgggctgtccTTCCTCTCTGAAGATAAGGCTGAAGGTTCTGCTTCCCTTAGACAAACATCTCCCACGGGCTAATGGAAGTGTTCAGCCAGGCCATTTCCATGGAGTtaatctgcttttctgctgctgggagcatcTCCAAACTCCCACAGCACCCCCGAGGTGGCTTTTGGCAGCAggtgaaggaaaagggaaatgtcACTGttggacacaaaatgagtacacagaagcttggtaagcccaaaggagaaaaagagagagtttTATATTTGAACATTTGATATTTATAGAGTTCTAAAGGTGAccgtggattggaggatggaatgaccacctctccaaccacactggtcaaaccaacagtctgttaattctctcctcccacaaagaagcaTGTAAAACAATCATTTTTTGCATCAGTAGTGCGTGAGCACTCCAGTAGAAACATGTAagcattatcagaaggctaaagaagttttatgagagctttaaaactttcaaaagaactataaaagcaaacttaacactttaaaaattcGGGGcaagagggaaaggagagagaaaacccaGAGGGCTCTGGAGGATTTGCTCAGCCCCTGATCTGGAGGAGGGGGTGACTGTGGCAGCAAATCTCAAATCTCAAATCTCACCTGATGTGCACAGAGGAGAGGTTGCTGTTGGGGGATGTCCAGTGGGCTCTGCTCTCGGTGCTGTTTAACACGGctgtgagcacagagctgcagttGCCGGTGTCTGTGTCCGTCCACTCCCCCACCGAGGTGTTCTGGGGGGACAGGGCCTGCAGCAGGAACGGccccgagctgctgctgtggttcCTGTCGTCCCTTATCGTCACTGGGAGAGAGCAAGGGGGACAAAATGAGATTCCTGGCAAACTGAGATTCCTGCCGAAATGAGATTCCTGGCAAAATTGCATTCCTGCCGAAATGAGATTCCTGCCAGAATGAGATTCCTGGCAAAATGAGATTCCTGGCAAAATAGCATTCCTGCCGAAATGAGATTCCTGCCAGAATGAGATTCCTGGCAAAATGAGATTCCTGGCAAAATGAGATTTCTGCTaaaacagcatttctgccaAAATGGTACTTCTGCCAAAATGAGATTCCTGCCAAAATGAGATTCCTGGCAAAATGAGATTCCTGGCAAAATAGCATTCCTGCCGAAATGAGATTTCTGACAAAATGAGATTCCTGCTaaaacagcatttctgccaAAATGGTACTTCTGCCAAAATGGTATTTCTGCCAAAATGAGATTCCTGCCAAAACAGCATTTCTACCCAAATGAGATTCCTGGCAAAATGAGATTCCTGCCAAAATAAGATTCCTGCCAAAATGAGATTCCTGCCAAAATGAGATTCGTGCCAAAATAAGATTCCTTGCAAAATGAGATTCCTGCCaaaacagcatttctgccaAAATGAGATTCCTGCCAAAACAGCATTTCTACCCAAATGAGATTCCTGCCAAAGTGACATTCCTGCCAAAGTGAcattcctgccctgccaggaccccGGGCCCTCAGGGTTTGCTCCCAcctctggtgctgctggtgacagctgcacctgcacagagggtgtttcaccccaaaaaaccctgtttttacgcccctgagctgctgggagcccgggctcagccccagccgagccctgtgcagggggaaagggctggagaaggaACCTGTGGGCAGCCCTGAGCCCGGCTGGGTGTGCCTCaccttccctgccccagccctggtgctcggggcttctctccccagcagcagctggaccacagTGTTGCTGtccaggcaggacaggaatgaatAGACTTGACTTAGAAGGCTGCTtagagtaaaactctgatttatttaaaatatattgcttttttATATAGAGTTTTGCAAAGGCTGAATCTATtggttttgaaatgaaaataagttaCAGCATTGGTGTAAAGTGCTTGGCACGCAGTGATAgaatttaattataaataatgtgaaaaacaagagagataaagaattatttatattctttctcagctctttctcaggctttttgcctggctagaaactctcagtttctttctttgacggaatctgagacccacaccATGGGACACAGAGGAGCTGCCCAGGTCCCTGTGAGCATCCACCACGTCCCTCTCAGCCCTCAGCACCCCTCGGGGTGCACCCCTGCTCCAAACCAAACTGTCCAAACCATCAGAACCTCCAGGAGCTGAcgtgaggcaggagctgccaccaaACCTCAATTCTTTGCTCAAAAACATTGAAATAACAGCAGTGAGCAAATGAAAGAAACCCCAAGCGCTGCTGTGGGGTGATCTGGGGGAATCCATGCGGTTCCCACCTCCTCCCCTGCAGGAGGGGATCAGGATGTCTCCCCTCCACTGTTTCCTCAGCATTTTAGGTTTTGCATTTTAGGGCCTCAGGGCAGAGGGAGATTTGCTGGCAGGGTCAGGCTGCAGTTTACCACATCCTTCTGCAGCGTGAAATCCATTTCCTCCCATGGATGCTGAAGGTTTGTCAGCACCAAAGTCAGCTTTTCCCCTTTGTCTGTGCAGCCCCTGAGAAAGGCAAAGTGTGGGGACCAAACCACAAAACGACTTCCCCAAGTCCTGTCTCTTCAAGAGCGTTCAGCTCCTTCTGTGCAAGCTCAGGCAAAAagataaaaggggaaaaaaatcatcctgaGGAGCGAAAGAGAATTTGGGATTGAGCTGTGGAGGGGAACACGAAATAGGAACAAAGAGGCAACAACAGCACAGTTTTTCAGCTgcctgaaatgaaaaagaattgAAGTAGAAAAGGAATGCCACATTTGAagcagaggaggcaggagggcagctgAGTCAGGGACAGAGATTTCTGTGCAGGGGGAGGCTgaggtgcaggcagggctggcttACCCAGGTAGGTTGTGTTGGCCTGGTAGGTCTCAGGTGTTATTACCACAGAGAAATTCCCTTCGGTCACGTTCCAGAGCCAAAGGCACTCTTCTATCTCCATGTCTGCTTGgccagctgctgtccccagcaggagcagcgGTGCCAAGAGGAGCAGGAAAGCTGCCATGACCCCCtttgctgcctcctcctcctcctcacccacCTGCCCCTAGGAACTGAGGAAGCCTCACACCTTCCCAGCCCCTTTTATACCCAGGGTGTGATGAGgtaaatgcaaatatttcctCCTCCCCGTCCAGCTCACTCATCCACACGCCCCTGGCGGTTTCACTGATAGAGACACTTCCTCCTACCTgcccagagagaagagaagtGGGGAAAAACAAGGGGTGACCCCCGTTGAAGGGGTTCAGATGGGCagtggggacatccctgaggaATCCGTGGGCTGGACGCTGAGCTCTGtgcgtgtccctgtcccctggggtGGTGAGCAGTCCTGTGACCTCTTGTAGAAACCCTGGAAATGTGAAGGAGCTCCAGTCTTGCTCCCAGCTCTTGTCCAGGCTTTTCTTGACGTtgcagaaaatgtgaaaaacccAGACAGGGAAACATCCttgtaaaaaatattcaaattcaGCTTCTGATCCTGCTTGGAAAAAGCTGGATCATGAAGGGCTGAGGAGGGACCATGAGCCCTGTGGAGGGCTGGTCTCTCCTAAGCCCCTTTCACAGCCCCTCCCTGGTGAACACGACGTTTTCTTGCTGGGGACATATCCCTGATGTGATTCCTCTCCTCTAATTTTGGCTGAATGCCTCAAATAACAGAGGAAAACAGCTCGAgtttgtctctcccctccttcctggattcttccccatttccccctcaggCCCTTGGCTGATTTTGAAGCTGATTTTGATGCTGATTTTGAAGTATTTCAAGGCTGATTTCAAGGCTGATTTTGAAGCTTTCAAAGCTGATTTTAAAGCTGATTTTGAAATATTCCAAGGCTGACTTCGAAGCTGATTTTGAAGCTGATTTCAAGGCTGATTTTGGAATATTTCAAGGCTGATTTCGAAGCTCATTTTGGAATATTTCAAGACTGATTTTGAGGCCGATTTCACAAGTGCCTCCTGAGCTGTTGGGGCAGCGCTGTGGGATCAGtgctggggacaaggacagcaCTTCCCTGTCCCTGAAGCAGGTGAGATTCCTCCTGCTCACCTTCCACCTCCttgggaaagcagcaggagctgggcccaGAGCGAAACCCGACCCGTGAGACACCCGGTAATTAGAGGTGACGATCCTGAATCAGCGTCCCTGGATGGGGATGGCTCCAGAACCTGCTCCCAGACACGGTTCCACTATTTCCAGCAGTCCAAATCAGCAACACAGGCGCTCCAAATGAGCTggatcccccccaaaaaaagaagGGAATATCCTCTCTTTCTGCCTGGCaagtcacagaatcccaggatcaTGGAGAGACTCTAAAGCACATCCCTCACTGCACATCCCACCTGGCAActtattccaatgcctgaccactcttttctctgtttggttttttttttttttttttctaatatccactctgctcctcccctggagaaggggatGAGCCTCACTGGTGTTTCTGATGCCCTCATGCTGTGGTTTTGCCAAGCTtactccatcctcctcctcctcctcttcctcctccctggccctgctgagtCACTTGTGCTGCCTGAGTGGGAGTTTGGGTTTCCTTCCCTGGCCTCATCTCCCCGTTCCTCAGCCCCAGAGCTCCTCACCCAGAgggctccagctctggggagtTGTTGTGTGAAATACTTCCAATAGAAGTTCAATAGACGtgggagaaaaaggagggaTGGAATAGGGGAG
This genomic interval from Taeniopygia guttata chromosome 24, bTaeGut7.mat, whole genome shotgun sequence contains the following:
- the LOC115498338 gene encoding uncharacterized protein, which produces MAAFLLLLAPLLLLGTAAGQADMEIEECLWLWNVTEGNFSVVITPETYQANTTYLVTIRDDRNHSSSSGPFLLQALSPQNTSVGEWTDTDTGNCSSVLTAVLNSTESRAHWTSPNSNLSSVHIRVYLILPDNITELKTGMLSRGAETTPVPLSSTSAPSSSSSPNTSSAPNITSTPKTTSTPSSTPSSVSRAQGSSWLLAALLLLLTASLLS